From a single Eleginops maclovinus isolate JMC-PN-2008 ecotype Puerto Natales chromosome 20, JC_Emac_rtc_rv5, whole genome shotgun sequence genomic region:
- the golt1a gene encoding vesicle transport protein GOT1A yields the protein MVAITELQKIGIGVMGFGLFFLLFGVLLYFDSVLLAFGNILFLTGLALIIGFRRTAQFFFQRQKFRGSFFFLGGVSLVLCRWAIIGMLVESYGFVLLFRSFFPMALGFLLSAVNIPFLSAYFSSSPSMV from the exons ATGGTGGCCAtcacagagttacaga AGATTGGCATTGGTGTGATGGGATTCGGTTTATTCTTCCTGCTCTTTGGTGTGCTGCTGTATTTTGACTCGGTCTTGCTGGCCTTTGGGAAT ATTCTGTTTCTGACCGGTCTGGCTCTCATCATCGGCTTCAGGAGGACAGCTCAGTTCTTCTTCCAGAGACAGAAGTTCCGGGGTTCTTTCTTCTTCCTGGGAGGCGTGTCTCTGGTGCTGTGCCGTTGGGCAATCATTGGAATGCTGGTGGAGAGTTACGgctttgtgcttttatttag ATCCTTCTTCCCCATGGCACTGGGGTTCCTGCTGTCAGCTGTGAATATCCCCTTCCTCAGTGCA TATTTCTCCAGCAGCCCCTCCATGGTGTGA